Genomic window (Candidatus Neomarinimicrobiota bacterium):
TACCGGCGCTTGTAATCATAGATTCGATCGTCAGGTTGTTGGATGGCGCGATAAACGATCCTGAATCAGCCGAAACGGATTCCTTTTCTCACCCATTGTTAGACGTACCGCACTATACGAGACCGGCAAACTTCAGAGGCATGGAAGTACCGGAGATACTCCTGTCCGGCGATCACGAAAAGATCAGGCGCTGGAAAGATGATATGAGATTGCAAAGAACCAGAGAAAGACGAAGCGATCTCCTGCGTGGTGATAAGAGTTAATTTGATTTATAATTGGGAGAGTTTTGATATGAACAAGGTCAGCGAATTCGGAAAATCTCAGATGAAAGATGATATTGTTGATTTCAAAGCAGGAGATACACTCGAAGTTGATGTCAGGATCAGGGAAGGGGAAAAAGAGAGGACTCAGAAATTTGAGGGCGTCGTGATTCAGATTCGAGGGGAAGGTTTGAATAAAACATTTACCGTTCGGAAGGTCTCCGGCGGAGTAGGAGTAGAACGAATATTCCCACTGCATTCGCCAAGCATAATGGGAATAAAAAAGATTAAGAGCGGGAAGGTCCGAAGAGCGAAGATCACCTATCTGCGCAAACTTCGCGGTAGAGCGGCCCGCATCGCTGAAAAAAGGGATAATTAGTTTCTGATTCCTGATGTCCTGAACGCAAGCTCATCTTGATTTTTACTTGCCGCTTTTGATAATGAGTTCAGGGCGGCGATTTATATTTCATCCGATAATATTCAGAGTAACCGCAGCTTGGAAGATAAAAAGCTAAATAAAGAAGAGATAAAGACGCTGGGATTTGCCTCTACGGCGCATTCTCTTGTTCACGCCTTTATGCTGATATATCCGGCTGTTCTTCTGCCGATAATGAAGGAATTTGATTTAAGCGTCACCGAAGCAGGTTTTCTCGGTACGATCTCCTACCTGATGTTCGGACTCGGCGCTATCCCCGCAGGATGGCTGACCGACCGATTCGGTTCACGGGGACTCGTGTTGATATGCCTTGTCGGGTCCGGAGCAGCTGCCGTTGTGATCGGATTATCGCACAGCTATTCAGTTCTCGCTATGGGACTTCTATTTCTCGGAGGATTTACGGGATTATATCATCCAGCCGGTCTTGCGCTGATTTCAATGAAAATCAGGAACACGCCCAGAGCTCTCGGATATCATGGGATTTTCGGAAATATCGGGCTTGCCGGAGCACCTCTAATTGCCGGTATGCTTTCCAGCACAGGCGATTGGCGGGACGCATATTTTTTCTTTGGCATAATATCCGTTATAGCGGCTATATATTTTATCATTTTTCCGGTCACAAAAAAGAAAATGAGTGATAACAGCGCCAACCAGAATGAGCCGGAAACACTTTTCCCGGAAGTAATAATATTTTTCCTAACCTCGGTAGTGTTCGGATTCATCTATCGTGGGGCGTTGACTTTTATGCCGTATCTTTTCTCCTACGGAGTGACTCTGTGGGAAAGTGTCGACCCTATAGTGATCGGAGGCAGCGTTACAGCAGCAGCGCTATTTGTAGGGATGCTTGGTCAATGGCTTGGCGGACGCGCAGCCGAAAAGTATTCGCTGACCCGTGTCCTTATAGTTCTCTGGTTGTTCATAACGCCCGCCTTGCTCCTTATGGGAACTTTCAGTCAATATCCCCTGATTTTATCGGCGTTCGTGATGACGATCTTCATATTTGCCGGACAACCGGCCGGTAACACGCTGTTAGCGACATATATCTCCATGAAAAGCAGAGGAAAGGGATATGGTTTGAATATAGCAATCGGATTCGGCTTGGGTTCGTTCGCTCCGACCA
Coding sequences:
- a CDS encoding MFS transporter, translating into MEDKKLNKEEIKTLGFASTAHSLVHAFMLIYPAVLLPIMKEFDLSVTEAGFLGTISYLMFGLGAIPAGWLTDRFGSRGLVLICLVGSGAAAVVIGLSHSYSVLAMGLLFLGGFTGLYHPAGLALISMKIRNTPRALGYHGIFGNIGLAGAPLIAGMLSSTGDWRDAYFFFGIISVIAAIYFIIFPVTKKKMSDNSANQNEPETLFPEVIIFFLTSVVFGFIYRGALTFMPYLFSYGVTLWESVDPIVIGGSVTAAALFVGMLGQWLGGRAAEKYSLTRVLIVLWLFITPALLLMGTFSQYPLILSAFVMTIFIFAGQPAGNTLLATYISMKSRGKGYGLNIAIGFGLGSFAPTICGYIAERSSIGDVFIFLGLIAPIGIGLTWWLTVLERRRKTIS
- the rplS gene encoding 50S ribosomal protein L19 — encoded protein: MNKVSEFGKSQMKDDIVDFKAGDTLEVDVRIREGEKERTQKFEGVVIQIRGEGLNKTFTVRKVSGGVGVERIFPLHSPSIMGIKKIKSGKVRRAKITYLRKLRGRAARIAEKRDN